Proteins from a single region of Juglans microcarpa x Juglans regia isolate MS1-56 chromosome 5S, Jm3101_v1.0, whole genome shotgun sequence:
- the LOC121268641 gene encoding uncharacterized protein LOC121268641, with protein MTDQHQDPNPPKNSPSSSSSSNRIPGNGTDFSGHKVRYPNPPDASNPDPTTLREQWRFAIKQYSRWYSSAWGTAILAGISFFALGWIIKGSNPLPSFRDKHPEPSSSSASSSTDDANEARP; from the coding sequence ATGACTGATCAACACCAGGACCCCAATCCGCCCAAAAACTCgccctcttcttcctcttcttctaatAGAATTCCCGGCAACGGCACCGATTTCTCGGGTCACAAGGTCCGATACCCGAACCCCCCGGACGCCTCGAATCCGGACCCCACAACGCTCCGAGAGCAATGGAGGTTCGCTATCAAACAGTACAGCAGGTGGTACTCCAGCGCCTGGGGCACCGCCATTCTCGCTGGCATCTCTTTCTTCGCCCTCGGTTGGATCATCAAGGGTTCCAATCCCCTCCCTTCTTTCCGCGACAAGCACCCCGAGCCTTCCTCCTCTTCCGCTTCTTCATCTACCGATGATGCAAATGAAGCTCGCCCATGA